A stretch of the Glycine soja cultivar W05 chromosome 13, ASM419377v2, whole genome shotgun sequence genome encodes the following:
- the LOC114382167 gene encoding queuine tRNA-ribosyltransferase accessory subunit 2-like isoform X2 has product MPPMKFVVKKAWSSGGCGRVGALEMGSCPGPIETPALLLSTRKGLPHFISPDLLTSLPSPDSHLLQISPLHFLEGLASTTISKLGGLHQMLGLHQYGMAAVARDSIQCLPESKGATKLGASFETPCGRLLIKPKDYVEMISCMRPNIWATLADEVPAWVTDKRNKTSVDRTVRWLDDCLALNPVVGSVFGAIVGGTNLDERKRCAEEVAKRNVSGYWIGGFGLGEGIDERPALLSAIIDLLPDEKPRMISGLGLPEEILEGIDAGIDLFDSTYIYSLTLGGFALTFSLDKGGNQYNFQKSQIGSDLTKINLRAKVYSHNTHHYLTFFHVIRESIKDGRFEKFRQTFIESRRAHQEREAVCA; this is encoded by the exons ATGCCGCCAATGAAGTTTGTGGTGAAGAAGGCATGGAGCAGTGGTGGATGTGGTCGGGTAGGAGCACTAGAGATGGGAAGCTGCCCGGGACCCATAGAGACACCCGCTCTTCTCCTATCTACTCGTAAAGGGCTTCCTCACTTTATCTCCCCTGACCTACTCACTTCTCTCCCTTCCCCCGATTCCCATCTCCTTCAAATTTCTCCACTCcactt tttGGAAGGACTTGCTTCAACCACTATATCAAAATTAGGAGGGCTTCACCAAATGCTTGGTTTGCACCAATATGGAATGGCGGCTGTAGCCAGGGATTCCATTCAATGCCTTCCTGAGTCTAAGGGAGCTACCAAACTCGGAGCCTCTTTTGAAACTCCTTGTGGTCGTCTGTTG ATTAAACCCAAAGATTATGTTGAAATGATTTCATGCATGAGGCCTAATATATGGGCCACTTTGGCTGATGAAGTACCTGCTTGGGTGactgataaaaggaacaaaaccTCAGTAGACAGAACTGTGCGATGGCTTGATGACTGCCTTGCATTAAATCCG GTAGTTGGATCAGTCTTTGGTGCCATTGTTGGAGGCACGAATTTGGATGAAAGGAAGCGATGTGCAGAGGAGGTAGCCAAGCGAAATGTATcag GTTATTGGATTGGAGGATTTGGTCTTGGAGAGGGCATTGATGAGCGACCTGCTCTTCTAAGTGCTATTATA GATCTCTTGCCAGATGAAAAGCCACGCATGATCAGTGGGCTTGGACTCCCGG AGGAGATCTTGGAGGGCATTGATGCTGGGATTGATCTTTTTGATTCAAC GTACATCTATTCCCTCACACTTGGAGGATTTGCACTAACGTTTTCACTAGACAAGGGTGGGAATCAATATAATTTTCAGAAAAGCCAGATTGGAAGTGACTtgactaaaattaatttgagaGCAAAAGTTTACAG CCATAATACACACCACTACTTGACGTTCTTTCATGTAATAAGAGAATCAATAAAGGATGGAAGGTTTGAGAAATTTAGACAGACATTCATCGAGAGCAGGCGTGCCCATCAGGAAAGGGAAGCTGTTTGTGCTTGA
- the LOC114382167 gene encoding queuine tRNA-ribosyltransferase accessory subunit 2-like isoform X1 — MPPMKFVVKKAWSSGGCGRVGALEMGSCPGPIETPALLLSTRKGLPHFISPDLLTSLPSPDSHLLQISPLHFLEGLASTTISKLGGLHQMLGLHQYGMAAVARDSIQCLPESKGATKLGASFETPCGRLLIKPKDYVEMISCMRPNIWATLADEVPAWVTDKRNKTSVDRTVRWLDDCLALNPVVGSVFGAIVGGTNLDERKRCAEEVAKRNVSGYWIGGFGLGEGIDERPALLSAIIDLLPDEKPRMISGLGLPEEILEGIDAGIDLFDSTYIYSLTLGGFALTFSLDKGGNQYNFQKSQIGSDLTKINLRAKVYRKDMSPILGNCICYTCQNHTKAYINHLFNVHEMLAQILLEIHNTHHYLTFFHVIRESIKDGRFEKFRQTFIESRRAHQEREAVCA, encoded by the exons ATGCCGCCAATGAAGTTTGTGGTGAAGAAGGCATGGAGCAGTGGTGGATGTGGTCGGGTAGGAGCACTAGAGATGGGAAGCTGCCCGGGACCCATAGAGACACCCGCTCTTCTCCTATCTACTCGTAAAGGGCTTCCTCACTTTATCTCCCCTGACCTACTCACTTCTCTCCCTTCCCCCGATTCCCATCTCCTTCAAATTTCTCCACTCcactt tttGGAAGGACTTGCTTCAACCACTATATCAAAATTAGGAGGGCTTCACCAAATGCTTGGTTTGCACCAATATGGAATGGCGGCTGTAGCCAGGGATTCCATTCAATGCCTTCCTGAGTCTAAGGGAGCTACCAAACTCGGAGCCTCTTTTGAAACTCCTTGTGGTCGTCTGTTG ATTAAACCCAAAGATTATGTTGAAATGATTTCATGCATGAGGCCTAATATATGGGCCACTTTGGCTGATGAAGTACCTGCTTGGGTGactgataaaaggaacaaaaccTCAGTAGACAGAACTGTGCGATGGCTTGATGACTGCCTTGCATTAAATCCG GTAGTTGGATCAGTCTTTGGTGCCATTGTTGGAGGCACGAATTTGGATGAAAGGAAGCGATGTGCAGAGGAGGTAGCCAAGCGAAATGTATcag GTTATTGGATTGGAGGATTTGGTCTTGGAGAGGGCATTGATGAGCGACCTGCTCTTCTAAGTGCTATTATA GATCTCTTGCCAGATGAAAAGCCACGCATGATCAGTGGGCTTGGACTCCCGG AGGAGATCTTGGAGGGCATTGATGCTGGGATTGATCTTTTTGATTCAAC GTACATCTATTCCCTCACACTTGGAGGATTTGCACTAACGTTTTCACTAGACAAGGGTGGGAATCAATATAATTTTCAGAAAAGCCAGATTGGAAGTGACTtgactaaaattaatttgagaGCAAAAGTTTACAG GAAAGATATGTCACCCATTTTAGGAAACTGCATCTGCTATACATGCCAGAATCATACTAAAGCATACATCAATCACCTATTTAATGTTCATGAAATGCTGGCACAGATTCTGTTAGAAAT CCATAATACACACCACTACTTGACGTTCTTTCATGTAATAAGAGAATCAATAAAGGATGGAAGGTTTGAGAAATTTAGACAGACATTCATCGAGAGCAGGCGTGCCCATCAGGAAAGGGAAGCTGTTTGTGCTTGA